The genomic region GTGGggtcaaaaacaacatttcaaatgcattttattagaattattcaaaaaatcttttttcatgttttaactCAGGCCATGAACATAAGTAATGAGGATGACTAAATGACGGCAATACTGCAATACAGCATTAATCAACCACCTTTACCAGAAAAAGCATGTTGATATCAGCTGATATTTTTAGTAGGTCTGTGATGCAGTGCTGGGCCTGTAGTTTAaagcaaaaacgtttatttaaggttctaaaaaaagtgaatttagaTTGTTTCAAAGAAGCTGCCCAACGGTGATTCTTACATTTCTTACTTTTTGGAATATTTCTATACGTTTTTTTCTTATGGGTAATTAAACATTAAGGTTTGCAACAGTCACTTTTCGCTTctctatttaaatgaaaacacaggcCGCAAAAAAAAGACAGGATAAACGTGCGAGCGTGAGGCGCAGAGTTTCGCAAGTGCTCACTTCCTCCTCCTGTAGTGTCCTCAGCGCAGAGAAACCACAACCACACAGACACTGATACACGCACTGATACACAAAGAATCGTGCCATGCTCGTTCTGCTCTTTTACACACCGTTTGTAGTAAAATCAATGTCAGGCTTGTTTAAAGGACATTAAAAGCCCTGTGAGCTAGTGAACATGAAGCAGGCTTATATTAGAAGGTGTGTTGCTTTGAAAGCCATTATATCGCGTTCTATGTTGTTTTTGAGGAAATAGGCATGTGTCAAAGCTGCTTTAATGATCAAGGGGCGATGCAAAATGGGTGGGGAAGACATGAAATTTGAGCGATCTTAACAGGAAGCTCTTGTTTCCTACAAGAGTCACTTAGTAAATCTTTCCATCATTTAGTGACAGGACAGGTCTCCACCTATCCTCCACCACATCTTCTTGAGGGACTCGACAGCTGCGGTCTTCTCCACAAGACACGTTCCTTAAAAACAAAGGTAAGAACTTGGCTTTTAATGtacttctgtttttcttctgcaatttaatacacacatttgtcttttatgttttcctttcttttacaTTCCTGAAATACAAAGCACCATCTTAGTATATGTTGTCTGAGCAAAATAGCTTGTTTAGTTTCACTCtctctatatgtatatatttatataatgtttactttacaatacaatactttCAGTTGCAGTCAGTTATTATTAGGTTTTATTAGGCTACTATCACTGTAGACTTTGTCTGTGTGAATGTAgttgatttaaaacattctgttaaaaaatcactaaaccaacattttcattataaagtaaaacaaacttttaatttaaattttaattaattataataaacaaaagttCTAATCTGATAGTTAGATATAAAAGCGAAATATACAATCTGCAGAAGCATACACTACTAAAtcttaaaactaaaattcaAACGcaaactgaatattaaaataaattctgtttcaaaatataaatactgtaatagtTTATAAAGCATGGAAAAATAACAGTGATTCAAAAGTAACTTCGGTtcaatttgtttttgtgcacaGGTACCACATTTGgcatttagcaaaaaaaaaaagaaagaagaaataaaatggcTATTTCCTGAAGCGTTAATTCTACCAGCATTTGCATAGAATAACAATTTCTTAACTGAAAATAGAAAGCGAGATTCTGGTTGAGTGAAGAGacactccctctgctggtcacTTCACTTGTCATTCACAGGAAGGAAGAAAATGACATGGATACTGACTTTGACAAAACCACAAGTTGCAGGCTTAGAGCTtgcatgaaacattaaaaaaaaaacagcaaactaATGCCCACTTCTGCTTCTTCTTCCACAGCACGCATATGGGCTGCAGCATAAGATGTATAGCAAAGTGGAGGAAAAGGCATCTGCAAGCCTTAAAGACTGTCCTTGTTTTATTGCTGAccgttagcattagcattagctgGTTGCTGGTTGATAAACAACATCTCAATGGCAGCACTGAGTCGCTCCCAAACAATATTACCATCCTGTTGTGGCACTGGCCATATGGTACCCAGTACAGCCTTGAAGGGGACGTGTGTCTGAGGGACTATAACATCTCCGGATGTATCCTGGTGGACAATCGCACTCTCTATGAGAGCGCCGATCTAGTGGTTTTTCATCACTTTGAGCTAAGGGTGCACAATCAGCACCTTCCAGTCGATATTCATCGGCCTGCCAAGCAGAAGTGGGTATGGCTTTCTTTAGAAGCGCCACAAAACAACGGCAACTTGTCACCATACAACACCCTTTTCAACCTCACCATGTCATATCACCCTCAAGCCGACATTACCGTGCCGTACGGGAAACTGTTACAGAAGAAACCAGATTTCGATGTTGTTATACCAGAAAACAAGAGTTACGAAGCCTGCTGGGTGGTGAGCAACTACCAAAAACGGCACAAAAGGAGCGACGTGTACCAAGAGCTAAAGAAGAACC from Puntigrus tetrazona isolate hp1 chromosome 21, ASM1883169v1, whole genome shotgun sequence harbors:
- the LOC122326700 gene encoding alpha-(1,3)-fucosyltransferase 7, with translation MGCSIRCIAKWRKRHLQALKTVLVLLLTVSISISWLLVDKQHLNGSTESLPNNITILLWHWPYGTQYSLEGDVCLRDYNISGCILVDNRTLYESADLVVFHHFELRVHNQHLPVDIHRPAKQKWVWLSLEAPQNNGNLSPYNTLFNLTMSYHPQADITVPYGKLLQKKPDFDVVIPENKSYEACWVVSNYQKRHKRSDVYQELKKNLKVQLYGLAATKPLPKEALLPTISRCYFYLAFENTQSPHYITEKLWRNSFQAGTVPVVLGPSRRDYEAVVPPNSFIHVDDFKSIKALAEYLRGVIKDPKRYNEYFTWRQDYVVKLYTDWRERLCNICPIYGRFPTQKVYEDLSVWTKW